One Papio anubis isolate 15944 chromosome 9, Panubis1.0, whole genome shotgun sequence genomic window carries:
- the GRASP gene encoding general receptor for phosphoinositides 1-associated scaffold protein isoform X1 has product MTLRRLRKLQQKEEAAATPDPAARAPDSEVAPAAPAPTPGPPAAAATPGPPADELYAALEDYHPAELYRALAVSGGTLPRRKGSGFRWKNLSQSPEQQRKVLTLEKEDNQTFGFEIQTYGLHHREEQRVEMVTFVCRVHESSPAQLAGLTPGDTIASVNGLNVEGIRHREIVDIIKASGNVLRLETLYGTSIRKAELEARLQYLKQTLYEKWGEYRSLMVQEQRLVHGLVVKDPSIYDTLESVRSCLYGAGLLPGSLPFGPLLAVPGRPRGGARRARGDADDAVYHTCFFGDSEPPALPPPPPPVRVLGPGPAETPAVGPGPGPRAALSRSASVRCAGPGGGGGGGAPGALWTEAREQALCGPGLRKTKYRSFRRRLLKFIPGLNRSLEEEESQL; this is encoded by the exons ATGACCCTCCGGCGACTCAGGAAGCTGCAGCAGAAGGAGGAGGCGGCGGCCACCCCGGACCCCGCCGCCCGGGCTCCCGACTCGGAAGTCGCGCCCGCAGCTCCGGCCCCAACCCCGGGACCCCCTGCAGCAGCCGCCACCCCTGGGCCCCCAGCGGACGAGCTGTACGCAGCGCTGGAGGACTATCACCCTGCCGAGCTGTACCGCGCGCTCGCCGTGTCTGGGGGCACCCTGCCTCGCCGAAAG GGCTCAGGATTCCGCTGGAAGAATCTCAGCCAGAGTCCTGAACAGCAGCG GAAAGTGCTGACTTTGGAGAAGGAGGATAACCAGACCTTCGGCTTTGAGATCCAG ACTTATGGCCTTCACCACCGGGAGGAGCAGCGTGTGGAAATGGTGACCTTTGTCTGCCGAGTTCATGAGTCTAGCCCTGCCCAGCTGGCTGGGCTTACACCAG GGGACACCATCGCCAGCGTCAATGGCTTGAACGTAGAAGGCATCCGGCATCGAGAGATTGTGGACATCATAAAGGCATCGGGCAACGTTCTCAG ACTGGAAACTCTATATGGGACATCAATCCGGAAGGCGGAACTGGAGGCTCGTCTGCAGTACCTGAAG CAAACCCTGTATGAGAAGTGGGGAGAGTACAGGTCCCTAATGGTGCAGGAGCAGCGGCTGGTGCATG gcctggtggtgaaggACCCCAGCATCTATGACACGCTGGAGTCGGTGCGCTCCTGCCTCTACGGTGCGGGCCTGCTCCCGGGCTCGCTGCCCTTCGGGCCTCTGCTCGCCGTGCCCGGGCGTCCCCGCGGAGGCGCCCGACGGGCCAGGGGCGACGCCGACGACGCCGTCTACCATACGTGCTTCTTCGGGGACTCCGAGCCGCCGGCGCtgccgcccccgccgcccccgGTCCGCGTCCTGGGTCCGGGCCCCGCTGAGACTCCTGCAGTGGGGCCGGGCCCTGGGCCGCGGGCCGCATTAAGCCGCAGCGCCAGTGTGCGATGCGCAGGCCCTGGCGGGGGCGGAGGTGGAGGCGCGCCGGGCGCGCTCTGGACTGAGGCCCGCGAGCAGGCCCTATGCGGCCCCGGCCTGCGCAAAACTAAGTACCGCAGCTTCCGCCGGCGGCTGCTCAAGTTCATCCCCGGACTCAACCgctccctggaggaggaggagagccaGCTGTAG
- the GRASP gene encoding general receptor for phosphoinositides 1-associated scaffold protein isoform X2: MTLLPSRGGDTIASVNGLNVEGIRHREIVDIIKASGNVLRLETLYGTSIRKAELEARLQYLKQTLYEKWGEYRSLMVQEQRLVHGLVVKDPSIYDTLESVRSCLYGAGLLPGSLPFGPLLAVPGRPRGGARRARGDADDAVYHTCFFGDSEPPALPPPPPPVRVLGPGPAETPAVGPGPGPRAALSRSASVRCAGPGGGGGGGAPGALWTEAREQALCGPGLRKTKYRSFRRRLLKFIPGLNRSLEEEESQL, encoded by the exons ATGACCTTACTCCCAAGCAGAGGGG GGGACACCATCGCCAGCGTCAATGGCTTGAACGTAGAAGGCATCCGGCATCGAGAGATTGTGGACATCATAAAGGCATCGGGCAACGTTCTCAG ACTGGAAACTCTATATGGGACATCAATCCGGAAGGCGGAACTGGAGGCTCGTCTGCAGTACCTGAAG CAAACCCTGTATGAGAAGTGGGGAGAGTACAGGTCCCTAATGGTGCAGGAGCAGCGGCTGGTGCATG gcctggtggtgaaggACCCCAGCATCTATGACACGCTGGAGTCGGTGCGCTCCTGCCTCTACGGTGCGGGCCTGCTCCCGGGCTCGCTGCCCTTCGGGCCTCTGCTCGCCGTGCCCGGGCGTCCCCGCGGAGGCGCCCGACGGGCCAGGGGCGACGCCGACGACGCCGTCTACCATACGTGCTTCTTCGGGGACTCCGAGCCGCCGGCGCtgccgcccccgccgcccccgGTCCGCGTCCTGGGTCCGGGCCCCGCTGAGACTCCTGCAGTGGGGCCGGGCCCTGGGCCGCGGGCCGCATTAAGCCGCAGCGCCAGTGTGCGATGCGCAGGCCCTGGCGGGGGCGGAGGTGGAGGCGCGCCGGGCGCGCTCTGGACTGAGGCCCGCGAGCAGGCCCTATGCGGCCCCGGCCTGCGCAAAACTAAGTACCGCAGCTTCCGCCGGCGGCTGCTCAAGTTCATCCCCGGACTCAACCgctccctggaggaggaggagagccaGCTGTAG